gtgccgcgtgcatgatcgcgggcgtccacagctgcgggactcccgcgatcaggcatcttatcccctatcctttggataggggataagatgtgtaagcaccggagtacccctttaactttgctaGATCCAGAGCCACACAAATTTTAGAGTGCTAGATAATTCATGCGATCCTCTGCTTCCATCTCTCATTAGCCACACATCCCCTATAACATGGGGAGATGTGAGGCTGAGGAGCAATTATTTTTTTGAAGTCACAATGGCCTGTTCAGCCAATAAACAAGCTTTTTCATGTTCGTCACCTGATGGCTGTCACTACTGCACATGGCAATGCCAGCTTGTTCGGCCAGTACCCATTCATGTATATCTTATGACTGCACTGTCCTTATACACATGATCCAGCCTATGGAATTAATGCTGAGTAATGTATTGTTTACCATGGCTAATGTAAGAAACACATATTGATTGTTCACTTGGAAGAGGTGCTATTTACTATACTGTATAAGgttgcagataggcatcagcaaTGCAGCTGCTGAATGTACAATCCATTCAGCTGTTGACAGGATTTGAAATCTGTCCTGAGGGAAGTGTTATAAAGCACCAGAATATGGAAATTATGTTTTTTACATTCAGTGTATAGAGTTATGGTAAATTACACTCAAAGCTTTAGACAGTTCcaagttttttttctgtttttcttttgttatcATATTGGGTTGGAGAATAAACTCCTTACTGTTGTCTTGTCTGCTTAACACGGTAATTACATATGTTAAATGTCTGGTAATCTTCCCAAACCATCCATTAATACAATAATTCATATACATAATGGAAGGGAAACTTTAAAAGATAATCGAATGTTTTCATAAATCTAAGCAGCAGTGCACCATTAAATATCCAGCAATTTGTCACATTAATTCTTACAGCACAAGGAAATTCATGGGAATATATTTGTGGTtgcaattgtgtaaaaaaaaattgcctatgtcttgaaaagaaaaggaaatatgTTTAAATGTTCTTTGTTTTAAATACAAATTTTCATACAATTCATCTTCTTGCCAGCACGTATTAGAAAATGATTTCTAGAATGTTCAGTACTTAAAGTTCGATGCTATTATATTCCCTGGAGAATAAAGAGTCAATTTATTATAGGAGGAACACATTCAAAAATGGACGCATAGTAAGACATTTTGGACCTTGGTAGCCAGTACCAACCGTTCATGAAAAGAGTCTTCTAATGtagtttttaaaaataaagataCAATCATAGTTATCTTTTACATTAAAAATTCTAAAGATGAACAAaagttatgtttatatatttaagTCTTAGTTATAAATTATAAAACTCAAGTCTCTTCCCAAAGGGAAGCATAATGCACTTTTGTGGTACCTTTGCCAGCAAATATTTGGGTCACATTGAGAAACAAAATACAGAAATCACATCCCATTCCCCCTTAAAAGCCGTCTTCTTGGTTGTATGATGAAGTCTTGTGAAGTGTGCTCCTTGAGATCATGTACTCATTGGCAAATCGTAACTCATTTCCAACACAAAAATGGGAATAGTAACCTCATCTTCAGCAGGAAATTTAAATATTCCTAAAAACTAcagtctattttattttttttttatcaatgtgaGTGTACAGCAAATATCCTTTGGAAGACAAAGAGGAGTTTGTAGACAATGATGACAAAGTTACAGCATGAGGTAAACTCCTCTTGATGTCGGAGTGAGTAGACATGTCAAGAGTGCGTTCGGTTATATCCAACACCTAAATGTTTCTCTAACCAAATCTCTGCTAACTGAGAAGCAGATGCAAATGTACTTGCTTTAGAACCTAGGCACATTTTATACTGTTTAGGGTTTAAATTGGGGTCACATTGGACAGGATGAAAAACATGAACTACCCCAGTTTCTTGACTTCGAAAAGCCTTGAGACCAGACGATATGACTTTAGTAAATAGGTCGACGTCTTCTAAGCCCCATCCTTGAATGGAGGTATCAAAGCCACCAACTTTCAGTAGGTCACTTTTATAAATACAAGTTATACCATATCCATAGTCTCGCCAAAAGCCAGTTTTTTTTGTAAAGACAAAGTTACTGTCTGAAGGAGGATTTCCTCCATATATGACTTTTGGATCATACTGACTAAACACAATTGGGTAATACACTTGTTGTCCATGAATAGTGTTATCACGACACCTTTGTAGAAAGTCTGATGTGAACAACAAGTCTACATCACAAAAGAGCAATAAAGTGTCATTGTCAAACTGAGCAGAACCCTTGTCTAGGCTCAACCCCCTTGAAAACTGTCCTGACAATTTCATTATTGACATTTCCGCCTGTAAGTATTTACTTTGATAGTCTGCCATAAGTTCCATGTGCTTGTTGGAGTCAGACTTAGTTTCAGAATCAAATAAAATGATGACAAGCTTTACGTTTTGCTTTGGGATCAGGCAGACCTTCTCATAGTTTTCCATAAACCTTGTGAAGATATCATACCTTCCGGTGAGCGGAACTAGGAAATGTATTTTCTTGTCGCTCTTTTCTTTCATTTCCTTAGTCATATGAAGAgcagaaaacatttttaatgaaTTAGAGAGAAATGAAAAAGACTGCGCCTCACTATTAATGCTCTGCAAAAAGCTCTGCACATCTAGCTCTTCGTCTTCTTTGAAAAACGGTTTACTAAATGACTGTTGTAGATACGCATGACGTCTTACTGGAACAGTTAGTTTTCTGCCTTTATGCCTTTTGTACAACAGCAACAAATCTAATATATATTCTACCCCATACATAGGATGGATCCGACGGTAGCCATACTGGATTTCTTTAAAATCAATTAACCTTCCTCTTGATTTAGAGTTCTCATTGATCATTTCCATTACTTGCATTACTGTGTCATCCAAAGACACCTTGAGAAGGTTATTCAGGCTCTGGCATGGTGGAGCAGTTGCAGACATTGAATAAATATGTTTTCCTGTAAGAAACTCCCATTCAATTACTTCATTCCTTTCCCGTGGCTGAAATCTATTGAAAGATGGCATCATACCAAGCTGCTGGTCTAGCTTGTTTATTTCCGTGTTACTAAGCTTGCTCATCAAAACGCTTTCCCTATGAAGCTGGATGGTGTGAAAGCGTAATTCTGAAATCTTCCGGCTCAGTATATAATTATGCAGTCTGTACTGGTATGCTGGCCTTTTAttagggtgcagtgttatagccgtaTGAATTTTGCTGTTGTGCAGATCCTGTATATATCCTTTTCTGTTGTGTTCGTAATTTTCATGGAATAGTTGCTGCAtctgaggaaaaaaacaaataaaagctgTAATATTGATATAGCTGAACAGAAATATGTTAATGTTTTAGATAATATTTGACTTTAAAACAGAATGGCTTAAGAAAGCAAGTAAAAATAAgatcatatatatttatagattgtAAGATAAAAATAACattctaacacacacacacacacacacacacaaacacacacatatgtgtgtgtatgtgttaaaaaaaaaaaatatatatatatatatatacatacaaaagaAAAGGCACAACAGCACTATAAATGAAAAAATGTGCAAACAGCAGGGTGCAGGCAACTAAAAAAGGATCAGTCCAAAGGTCCCTCCAATTCCATAAAAATAATAGATAGTGCAGCACTCCATGTAGTGAAAAAAttgtgaatttattccatcaaaaaaagtgTTAgacttttttgatggaataatttCACAATTGTTTCACTACATGGAGTGCTGcactatctaatatatatatatatatatatatatatatatatatatatatatatacatatatatatatatatatatatatatatatatatatatatatatttaatatctgCACAAACTCACAAAGCAGAGAACGATAGTCAGATTTCTATGCTCCCCAGAAGATCTGATGAAAGCACCCACTGCATTTAGGCCCTACTTTATTAAACATTTGGACATTGAGGGAGAGTGTACATTGAGGGGGAATGTACCAAGACTGGTGGGTGCGTATGTGTGGCTCTTTTTACCCATGCTGGATTTATTGAGGGGCATAAGCCTGTGTGGCAGACTCAGAAATCTACACCATTTTGGGCTGGCAAAGATTTTTACTACTATTGGTAGATTTGTGTTAATTCGGCACAAAGGGaggccatgtccccttcatgccaTGTTGCAGCTTCCTGCCCACCCACTTGGTGACCACATTGCTAATGCCTCATACTGAAAAACACTCTACAGTAGTAAAATGTGTGAGTTTCTCTATGGGTGAAATTGCATAGTTTTCCAAGCTTCACAAGCAGTACATAAATATATCTGCATTATTGTCCAAGTTGGATTCTGATCTACATGATACTCCAGTTTGTTTCGGAAGGCAGCTGCTTCATTTAGACTCTTTCAGGCATATATCCATTTACTCTTAGTTCAGAGCCAGAACTTCCATTAGTTTATACTTGTTCCTTTTACAGAACAATGGTAGCTAATGAAAGTATCTCAATAATGTAATCCATGATGTCAGAATAACACATTCTGTAAACTTAGCTCACAAAACATTAATCTCCTGAACTAAACAAAAACGTATAATAGTTTTCACCGAACTCAGAAAGGATTGCATCTTCTACTTCTTAATTCCATACTTTGTTCCTAACCTTATAAGGTACAGTATATAACAGGGATAAAAACCTAAAACCTGGCACCTTGTCAAAAGCCCTAATGTAATATCCAAACTGGTTAACCATAGAATGTAATGACTCTGTGTCTTGTTCTAGGTATGGCTTCTTAGGAGACCAGCGAGGGGCTCCGGCACACACTGTGTATTAACATTTGTCGGGACCAGGGGAAATGGCCCTTCAATGGGCACTGTTgggtacaaaaactttttatatgttcttCATctaggcaaaacattaacctttctaatatacttcatatgacaattttatttttatagaaatcatggcttataaaataatggctttgtccaagatgaagcacaggcatagacaaaattcagtaagtgagggtgggctagaactcctctgtgctctctcctgtctgacaggactcctctgttctctctcctgtctgctagtacttctctgtgctctctcctgtctgatagtactcctctgtgctctctcctgtctgatagcactcctctgtgctctctcctgtctgatagtactcctatgtgctctctactTTCTGAtaagactcatctgtgctctctcctttctgatagtactcctctgtgctctctcctgtctaatagtactcctctgtgctctctcctgtctgatagcactcctatgtgctctctcctatctgctagtacttctctgtgctttctcctgtctgatagtactcctcggtattctctcctgtctgataggactcttctgtgctatcTCCTATCTGATataactcctctctgctctctcctgtctgatagtactcctctgtgctctctcctgtttgatataactcctctgtgctctctcctgtctgatagcactcctctgtgcgctctcctgtctaatagtactcctcagtCCTCTCTCCtttatgatagtactcctatgtgctctctcctgtctgatagcactcctctgtgctctctcctgtctgatagtactcctatgtgctctctcatttctgataggactcctctgtgctctctcctgtatgatagtactcctctgtgctctctcctgtctgatagcactgctctgtgttctctcctgactgatagcattcctctgtgttctctcctgtcttatagcactcctctgtactcccccctgtctgatagcactcctctgtgctctctcctgtctgatactactcctctgtgttctctcctgtctgaaagtattcctccatactgtcccctgtctgatagtactcctctgtgctctctcctatctgatagtactccgctTTGCTCTCTCTCCTATCTTATCAGACTGAGGAGTGCTAGCTCACCCTAATTTACtgtactttgtccatgcctgtgctttagacaAAGTCATCAAGATTTTAAAAtccatgatttctatataaaggaaataacattttcttatgtggTATATTagtaaggttaatgttttgccaagatgtacaacatataaaacgttttttttatctgacagtggccatttcaGAAAAGGTATTTAGGACACACATTTTTAAATCATCACATTTACACAGATTATTAGATTACTGTTTtgttttgggctgcacaatagTTTCAAACAAACAACAATAAAACACTATGAGATTTAGACTtaataacagtgacagccacagcaGCACTTGCATGACAGCTATTGGTCCTTCTAATAGTATCCCCCACATGACACACCAAAGGGACAGCTACAGACTCTTGTATAGTGTCTTTTATCTACCCTTGCACCATAGTTACCGCCAAAGCCTgttttgctgcactgtgcacatttcCGTAGTGCTGTGGAGTCGGAATCAGAGTCCGAGTCGgttgaaattttgggtacctggagtaggAGTCGGACTCAGCAAAGAATGCACTAACTCCGacacctactaaatttagattggaataaaaaaagcaagtttaaatgtcacaATTCACAAAgcgttataattaatgacttctctattgtaaaaataaagaccaatgcatgcagtaccTCACGTGACGGCAAAACGAACACAAGTGACCGtaaagaagcatgcttttcatgtgattcactatatggcacacaactcacaattaggagcagcaatacttctactttccatagtgttgtgttctgctgttacagggaacccatgggtaacctagactctcactgataagggattaattaattatgttttttgcaggactagagacacttgtataagtgaagggaatggagggtcaatagttcaagactgaagctgtaaaccattggaaaaactgctgccattcagataaggctacaaaaacttgtaaactccgattgttagcttaaactttaaacatgactatgggattctactagggaaatcatgttttataataaatgccccttcctggaacCTCCccctgccctatcttcagcagcagatcatcaCACAAAagggagaaggcagcagcttctgcccaactacctctctctgctagaagagctgagaagaacttggtggaacagcttcttggattcaactgtaagtgtttataaatacatttgcatattaatacagaggagtcggagtcggggagtcggagtcggaagtacaaaaactgcggagtcggaacatttttCTACCGATTTCACAGCCCTGCATTTCCGCTACAAGTCAATTCTTTCGGGAGAATCCGCTTTGTAAATGGAGATAccacatttccaagcagtcctagcacTGGCAGAACATGCTATTTGCAGACTGTCTGCTCATATTTTCCGGATGGACACTCCGCAAGCTTTCCACCTTGTCAATGAGGCATTATATTTTCTGAAATGGCCTCTAGAGTAACAGGCTTAGCTCTCTTACTCACTTTCCAGATATTGCAGTCACACATTATCACTAAATAATAGGCAAAGGCCTCCTTAGAATGTCAGTCAGAGTCTTCTCTTCCCAATCATAGCAGCATCTTGAGCTGGTCATGCACATTAGATAGCTGTCAGTTACACATTTCTTTGGGCCAAGCAGACATGTGTTTTTATTGAAAAGAAAGGGGGTAAGCTTATCTATTTAAGAACAAAAGCATCAGGCAATGAGGGGAGAATCAAGAGGTGTCCATACACATTTCTGTTTCTTTAGGATATTAACCATAAATATAGAAAATGTTGTCCACTGAGTTTATTATTCCACTTTCTTTCGCTTGTCCTTTACGAGTAGAcagatttgtttaaccccttaatgaccaaggacatatatttacatcattggccggctcccacgatataacgcgggtcacgcggtgaccccgtgtcatatcaggttggtcccagcatgtatctgaagctgggacccggggctaataacgCGTGCAGCGATCacagtgctgcgcactattaacccttcagatgtggcattCAAAACGctttgtctaaaatgaaagtaaaagcttcccggctgctcagtggggctgatcgggaccaccaaagtgaaaatgcggtgtcccgatcagctaggactcgggcagaggtcctcttaccttcctccggtgcgtcccttcggcgattgattgctccaagcctgagatgcaggcttgagcaatcgaccgctggtaacactgatcaatgaaaagctatggctttgcagtgaacagtgtaaaagatcagtgtttgcagtgtaaaaataagttaataaatgtcatttaaccctttccttaataaaagtccaaatcaccccccttttcccattaaaaaaaaacatgtaaataaaaataaatataaacatatgcagtatcgccgcgtgcgtaaatgttcgaactataaaaatatataattaattaaaccgcacagtcaatggcgtacgtgcaagagaattccaaagtccaaaataacatatttttggtcactttttatatcatgaaaaaatttaagaaaagcgatcaaaaagtctgatcaatacaaaaatgataccgttaaaaccttcagatcacagcgcaaaaaatttgcccacataccgccccatatgtggtaaaataaaaaagttataggggtcagaagatgacaattttaaacggatacattttcctgcatgtagttatgattttttccagaagtacaacaaaatcaaacctatataagtagggtatcattttaatcgtatggacctaaaaaataaagataaggtgtaatttttactgaaaaatttactgcatagaaacggaaaccccaaaaattacaaaatggcgttttttcttcaatttcatcgcacaatgattttttttccccgttttgctgtaaatttttgggtaaaatgaccgatgtcactgcaaagtagaattggtggcgcaaaaaataagccataatatggatttttaggtgcaaaattgaaagggttatgatttttaaaaggtgaggaggaaaaaacgaaagacggaaaatggaaagacccgtgggccttaaggggttaatttcactGCGTTAATCCCACTTTCGTAAAGTTGATTTTTATTTATGAGGCATCTAAAAAAGTTTGGCATTACAATTAGTTGGAAACCATTAAAATATTGACATATTGCACAATCTTGGTAAATGAACTTTGTTTTGGGATTTGAATAAATCAGCTTTACACAGAAGCTGTTATTTAACATGCTTTAATGTGCCTCCTCACTGCTGCAAACTACAGACAACCCCCTTAGTATTGTTGAAGACAGCAACAGATTGTGGTGCACCCCGTAGGGGCTGCATGCTTGCACAGGCTGTTTCTTTAAGGGTCTGTATGTGTCACTTATTTCTGTCCTCCGCTAATCCCTGCCAGGAACCACCTATATGTGAGGACACCTCTTtctgtggtgcctgagcaatGGTGTAATTTTACTACTTGTAAGGGTATCTACTGCTTCATTGATCTACTGTGTTCCCGTGTTCCAGACTGCCGACCATGCATCTGCACACTGAGGTAGCTAAACACCACCTGGCTGCTTCTGAGATATTTAGCTTTGCTACTAAAACCTAGTCAGCTCTGTTGCATTGAACTCTGTTTGCTGTTCTATACCATCCACAGCATGAGCTTGCCCCTAATGCCTGTATCCATAGTGTTTGGCACCAGGGTCATTCTGCCTGGCTAGCTGCCGCTCTATTGGGTTGTGTTAGTGACCTGGTATCTCCCCTGCAGCTGAAGTTCAGCTTCTGCATCCTAGAGCAGGATAAAGGGTGAATACCAGGGGAATACTTAGACTCAGCTTCCAAGTTTGGCCCATTGCCAAACTGGTAAGTGGCACAGCAGGTCCATACCCATTAGGGTATTACAAACAGTAGAGAACTTGTCTCCTTAATTTATGTAAACATATATTCAAAGAAAGAATTGGTTGTGTCACCATAAACATTTGCCCATATTTAGAAGGAGTGAGAGTTCTTCTAAGTCTGTTGCAGAGAGTGGTTCGATAAACCTTTTAAGAACAGTGTTATTAATTCCTGTAAAAccctttaatatattttctttcaTCCATAAGCTACGAGCATCTAATACATTTTCTTTCATGCCCAGAAAAAGATCCATACTAGAGGCAGGGAACTGCTTACAAAAGATTAATATTTTGAGCTTGAACAAACATTGCTGGTACGATATATACTTCACACCAACACAAAATCTGGAAGCTTTTCATCCTGATGTAACTAAAGGCATACAAGCTGAAAGGAGTAAATGTATGATAATTACAAATCACTTTAAGCTATTATAGTTTATACCTTCCTCTATTATCATCTAGAGTACTGCAAGGGGAAAATAACACAAGGTAAAGAGATCTATAacacacaatgggcctcatttactaagagtgtcgggtttttactagtgggaaatgttgtttcagacttgcagaattcctctctatttactatgggaaaattttctgaccagctttttctaggtggaaatttccagccatttatccacaggattttctgtgaattcaacagTAAATAGGTCGGGctgtgaaaccacaccccttttgtgcTGACCACGCCCGTTTGTGGCAGACCATTTTCTGGGTTTGACGGAGTTTCCTGGCACACACTGTCGCGCACTGGCACAAACTGGTGCAAACATGTCACAGACACTCTGTGCCAAactaaccagacaaaaactggtcggttttagCTAAGCAAATCAGGACCAATGTAAGAAAACAATCTCAGTCTACTATAGTTACCTACGTCAGAAAACTTTACATTGTTGATACAAGACTTTCCCATAAACATGTACAATGCGATCCAACTGTGCATGCTTATTTTAGGAAATACCTCACTGCCAGACATGTCTTATGCAAGGCAACATTTTATCTCTCCTGGGAAAAAAAGATCAATTGTGTCCAGATCCAGTTATTGTATATTACTGTTGTACACTAtgttagtgttttccaaccagggtttcATAACTCAGTAACATACTGTACATAGAAAAGTGAGTCCTACAACAACAATCTAAATGTGGCCCCAATATGGTGCAGAAACAAAGTATTTGTGTCTCTCTTTACGGACCCTTAAACTATGTTAAAATTAGGCCAAATGGGTCCAGACCCCTTCTCTCCAAGGGCCCACTAGCAGTAACATAGTTTGCCCTGAtagtatgtataaaaaaaaaatatgaatagttTCCATGCAGTAAACAGGTGATAGCAAATCTTTCAGCTATTTTTTCTGCTAAAAACTGCAGATACTGTTGAATAGCAGTAAGAGTATAAAAGAAAACTGTACCAAGTGTCAAGATGGCTGGGTCGAGCACTACACATGAGTCCAGGAGGTGTGGATGAGCAAAGAGGCATGccgggctgtggcacttgagcagcttggtccacatccttaaaggggtactccgcccctggcatcttatcccctatccaaaggataggggataagatgttagatcgccgcggtcccgctgctggggaccccggggatcgccgctgcggtacCCTCCTATCATTACTACGCAGAGCTAGttcgttctgtgcgtaatgacgggcgatacagggtccggagcagcgtgacgtcatggctccacccctcatgacatcacagcccgtccccttaatgcaagtctatggcagggggcatgacaaccgccacgccccctcccatagacttgtattgacggggcgggccgtgacatcacgaggggcggagccgtgacgtatgatgctccggcccctgtattgcccgtcattacgtgcagagcgatctcgctctgcgcagtaatgatagcggggtgctgcagcagcgatccccggggtccccagcagcgggaccccagcgatctgacatcatatcccctatcctttggataggggataagatgtctaggggcggagtacccctttaacacttggataagaaataaaaaggcaaataaaagttTGGCAAACAATATTAGCCAAGGAAAGGTACAATTTGCtgttataccctaacagctatccactGGCAGCTGCAGCTCTTTGCAGCTAATatagctgacagattctctttaagaacTACTGATGTGCATATGAAATATGTGGATAATACCTCTCCATGGCTGTAAACAGAGGTTTCAGGTCAAGACAAGTCAATGGAACAAGAATAAAAGTTCTAAACAAGAGACCCTGGCAGATATTTTCTGGTATCTGAACAATTCCAACAAAGAAGAGATTATATCGAGCAAAAAAAGAAAGTCAGCATCCAGGTTAAGCTTATGGTGGTGTAGAGTCCTACACAACAACGTCTCATATAATTTATCTGATACATTATGGCTAATATTAAGGTATATATTCCTTTGTTAATTAATTTAAGCAAGGAGACTAGACAGACACTGAAGATGTTGTTGTAATCTTAAGTCCTAAAGGAAGTACATCTGTTTATAACAGAAATAAATTGAAATCCCATCACAATTGAAGCTCACACTCCCTTGGAACTCTTATTAACCATTATTGAGTAGTACAACTCGAAATGACATCAGGTCATGATTTACAACTAAAAAGAAATACACCAAACCACAAAATGTTCCATGACCTTTCGATTATGCAGGAAATGTAGCTGACCACAAGCCAAAGGTCAAGATAAGATTATTAATCTAAGTCTGCATAGTAAGGTAAAGCGAGAAACCAAGACAGAAGCAATAAAGAAAAACTAATGAATAGAAATTTTGATAAATGAACCAAGTGATCATTCAATACAACATTCTCCTACACAGCAAATGGAGGTTCCAGTTGAAATATCAGCATTTACTAACATATACAGATGGACCACAAAATTCTACCAAGATCATTGAGTGACTGAGGCTACACCTTTACACCTACTAGATTAGGTTAGCGTCAAAGCTTGCATGCCAGGGAACAAAGATCTCCACAGATTACACAAGCAGCATCTCAACACATGTCGGCAGAATTAACTGCTAGTGTTGGTCATTTGTTCTGTTTGCATCTGCATGCTTGTGAAATCACTGCTTAGATGCAAGAAGGCTCTATAAAACATTCATTAAAAGAAGGACATTGGAGCTGGACAAAGAAAATGTGTCCTCAGAAAATTACCTTAAGGTCCAATgacggaccctacagtgtgcctccagctgtgcctgctcgtagtggcagttggccgctacaagcagacacacagcgaTCTGCGAGATGCCACGCACACACACAATGTACTTGCACACAGCACAGCTGCTCTcgacctagctcagggagcaggggggaaGGATGTGATGTccgcgagtacactgcgcatgggtGCGACCACTCGAAGATCGCTGTGTGTCTGTTAATAGTGGCGGGTTTttccactacgagcaggcacagctggaggcacactgtagggtcagtCATTGgcaaatctgcagtgtaaaatttgTGATATTGCTTTGCTTCTATTTAATTTATTATCTATACTTTCAATTAATCCTGAAACATTGCAGTTTTCAtcctggccactaagcctaataataagatGATACTTTCTGTTCTTCCTGACCAACAGATGAGGTACTACCTGATTTTATTGACACCACTaaactctcatatatatatatatatatatatatatatatatatatatatatatacagaaaatgtaCATTTTGCTCCTTTATGTATAAATGATGGTGTaggaatatattatatattactatataaacAATCCTTGAC
Above is a genomic segment from Hyla sarda isolate aHylSar1 chromosome 1, aHylSar1.hap1, whole genome shotgun sequence containing:
- the CHSY3 gene encoding chondroitin sulfate synthase 3 encodes the protein MAVRSRRPWMSVVVGLILGFTAASWLIAPKVAEMSEKKRRSNVCSFYSREKVQVGQQGGMRSPGRDDPWHGKDVLPHSTPAAGPEEEELKKDSTNSSGGRHRVNHNGSGDWGPPEERQRHFLYVGVMTAKKYLDTRAVAAYRTWAPYIPGKVEFFSSQGSEEMQLPEPVPVISLPGVDDSYPPQKKSFMMIKYMHDKYLDQYEWFMRADDDVYIKGEKLEQFLRSLNSSKPLYLGQTGLGNIEELGKLGLEPGENFCMGGPGMIFSREVLRRMVPHIGECLREMYTTHEDVEVGRCVRRFGGTQCVWSYEMQQLFHENYEHNRKGYIQDLHNSKIHTAITLHPNKRPAYQYRLHNYILSRKISELRFHTIQLHRESVLMSKLSNTEINKLDQQLGMMPSFNRFQPRERNEVIEWEFLTGKHIYSMSATAPPCQSLNNLLKVSLDDTVMQVMEMINENSKSRGRLIDFKEIQYGYRRIHPMYGVEYILDLLLLYKRHKGRKLTVPVRRHAYLQQSFSKPFFKEDEELDVQSFLQSINSEAQSFSFLSNSLKMFSALHMTKEMKEKSDKKIHFLVPLTGRYDIFTRFMENYEKVCLIPKQNVKLVIILFDSETKSDSNKHMELMADYQSKYLQAEMSIMKLSGQFSRGLSLDKGSAQFDNDTLLLFCDVDLLFTSDFLQRCRDNTIHGQQVYYPIVFSQYDPKVIYGGNPPSDSNFVFTKKTGFWRDYGYGITCIYKSDLLKVGGFDTSIQGWGLEDVDLFTKVISSGLKAFRSQETGVVHVFHPVQCDPNLNPKQYKMCLGSKASTFASASQLAEIWLEKHLGVGYNRTHS